The following are from one region of the Cloacibacterium normanense genome:
- a CDS encoding GNAT family N-acetyltransferase has product MIKKATIKDISLIQDLAQKSWRSHYPGIISHEQIDFMLDLMYSEEEIIRQFNNPNYHYYLLGDAENFYGIMGFENHYEENTTKLHRIYITEEGKGKGLGKEAIQFLKNQILKIGDQRIILNVNKENPSYHFYLSQGFKVYEEGVFDIGNGFVMNDYLMEWNA; this is encoded by the coding sequence ATGATAAAAAAAGCCACTATAAAAGACATTTCTTTAATTCAAGATTTAGCGCAAAAATCTTGGAGAAGTCACTATCCGGGAATTATTTCTCATGAACAAATAGATTTTATGCTGGATTTAATGTATTCGGAAGAAGAAATCATCCGTCAATTTAATAATCCCAATTATCATTATTATCTTTTGGGTGATGCAGAAAATTTCTATGGAATTATGGGCTTCGAAAATCATTATGAAGAAAACACTACTAAACTCCATAGAATCTACATTACCGAAGAAGGAAAAGGAAAAGGTCTAGGAAAAGAAGCCATTCAATTTCTAAAAAATCAAATTCTAAAAATAGGTGACCAAAGAATTATTCTTAATGTAAACAAGGAAAATCCATCTTATCATTTTTATCTTTCTCAAGGCTTCAAAGTCTATGAAGAAGGTGTCTTTGACATTGGAAATGGCTTCGTGATGAATGATTACTTGATGGAATGGAATGCATAA
- a CDS encoding M48 family metallopeptidase: MSFTKAYGKYFDGHTSKPYDVELEIWPEKKISFFYNNRKLNWNFEEVSFEKNSDTLYITRKENHAESLRIDNPYVINLIYQSAKKSRNISWYQNILDLGFKFYAVATVTVVAAIALFYVFVIPWMSERVTEITPVEFDNKIGDSQYNQMESILEIDQKKSRILQEFASNIDFETSRKQTFKVVNDSEVNAYALPNGTILVHSGILDKISNYEQLAALLGHEATHVKERHSVKILSRAISGYIIVSAVTGDVNGIMSTIADNANQLNNLSYSRDFEESSDAGSYQILRKNKINPKGLEELFSILKEKEGLEIPKILSTHPITNDRINFAKKLVHQNEYTSIPHQELEQLFTELKK, translated from the coding sequence ATGAGTTTTACTAAAGCATATGGTAAATATTTTGACGGCCATACTTCTAAACCCTATGACGTAGAGTTAGAAATATGGCCCGAAAAAAAAATTTCCTTTTTTTATAATAATCGAAAGCTCAATTGGAATTTCGAGGAAGTTTCTTTTGAAAAAAATAGCGATACACTCTACATTACTAGAAAAGAGAATCATGCAGAGAGTTTAAGAATAGACAATCCTTACGTTATCAATCTTATTTACCAATCTGCTAAAAAATCTCGAAACATTTCTTGGTACCAAAACATTCTAGATTTAGGATTTAAATTCTATGCAGTTGCCACCGTTACAGTAGTTGCTGCGATTGCTTTATTTTATGTTTTTGTGATTCCTTGGATGAGTGAGCGTGTTACCGAAATCACGCCAGTAGAATTTGACAATAAAATAGGAGATTCTCAATACAACCAGATGGAAAGTATTCTTGAAATTGATCAAAAAAAATCAAGAATCCTTCAAGAATTTGCTTCAAATATCGATTTTGAAACTTCCAGAAAACAGACTTTCAAAGTAGTGAATGACAGCGAAGTCAACGCTTATGCTTTGCCAAACGGAACCATCTTGGTACATTCAGGAATTTTAGATAAAATCTCTAATTATGAGCAGTTAGCTGCACTTCTTGGTCACGAAGCTACTCACGTAAAAGAAAGACACAGCGTCAAAATTCTTTCCAGAGCTATTTCTGGCTACATTATTGTTTCTGCTGTAACTGGTGATGTAAACGGAATTATGTCTACTATTGCAGATAATGCCAATCAATTGAATAATCTATCTTATTCTAGAGATTTTGAAGAATCTTCTGATGCAGGAAGTTATCAGATTCTTAGAAAAAATAAAATCAATCCAAAAGGTTTAGAAGAACTGTTCTCGATTTTAAAAGAAAAAGAAGGTCTAGAAATTCCTAAAATCCTTTCTACTCATCCTATTACGAATGACAGAATAAATTTTGCCAAAAAATTAGTTCATCAAAACGAATACACTTCTATTCCGCATCAAGAATTAGAACAACTTTTTACTGAACTCAAAAAATGA
- a CDS encoding YjgN family protein encodes MEKTDMRNYSSSFRGKGSEFFGVVVVNWLLTVITLGLYYPWAKERTLKYLYANTYLENDRFQFSGTGKEMFVGFIKVFGMFLFLYLAFLFAAQSQNAALSVIILLLFYAFILGIIPFAIHGFYRYRMSRTSWRGIRFGYRGDRSTLVKMYFRDLFLTILTFGIYSSWMTIHLRNYTLSNVKFGSASFKHHANGDDYFFLNLKGIILTYITLGIYSFWFQRDIINFYFDHLSLHHNDKKVKFKSHLSAGDIFELLIINLIIIVFTLGLGYAFAEVRTLTTMFSKLQIYGDIDLDAIQQTEAEYKNAFGDEALDVMDLSGVI; translated from the coding sequence ATGGAGAAAACTGACATGAGAAACTACTCTTCTTCTTTCAGAGGAAAAGGTAGCGAATTTTTTGGCGTAGTTGTTGTCAACTGGCTATTGACCGTTATTACTTTGGGATTATATTATCCTTGGGCAAAAGAAAGAACCCTAAAATATTTGTACGCGAACACTTACTTAGAAAATGACCGATTTCAATTTTCTGGAACAGGAAAAGAAATGTTTGTAGGTTTTATTAAAGTATTTGGAATGTTTTTATTCCTGTATTTAGCATTTTTATTTGCTGCACAATCACAAAACGCTGCGCTTTCTGTGATAATTCTTCTTTTATTCTATGCATTTATTTTAGGCATTATTCCTTTTGCTATTCACGGATTTTACAGATATAGAATGTCTAGAACTTCATGGAGAGGAATAAGATTCGGTTACAGAGGAGACAGAAGCACTTTGGTAAAAATGTATTTCAGAGATTTATTTTTGACCATTCTTACCTTCGGAATTTACAGTTCTTGGATGACGATTCACCTTAGAAATTATACCTTGAGCAATGTAAAATTTGGGAGCGCATCATTTAAACATCATGCAAATGGTGATGATTATTTTTTCCTTAATCTTAAAGGAATAATTTTAACCTATATTACACTAGGAATTTACAGTTTTTGGTTCCAAAGAGACATCATTAACTTTTATTTTGACCATTTAAGTCTTCATCACAATGATAAAAAGGTTAAATTCAAATCTCACCTTAGTGCAGGAGATATTTTTGAATTATTAATTATCAATTTAATTATTATTGTTTTCACGTTAGGATTAGGTTATGCTTTTGCAGAAGTGAGAACTTTAACTACTATGTTTTCTAAACTTCAGATTTATGGCGATATCGATTTAGATGCGATTCAACAGACTGAAGCAGAATACAAAAACGCTTTCGGAGACGAAGCATTAGATGTAATGGATTTAAGCGGAGTAATCTAA
- the dapA gene encoding 4-hydroxy-tetrahydrodipicolinate synthase has product MSNLKGVGVALVTPFNEDLSVDFDSLTRLVEYNIENGTNYLVVLGTTAEAATLSATEKQEVIKHVIKINNKRLPLVLGIGGNNTLEVKKQIEEADLTDFDAVLSVSPYYNKPNQEGLYQHYKMLASTGKQIIIYNVPGRTGQNIEASTTLRLANEFPNLFMIKEAAPNILQYFDILRKKPANFSLVSGDDEYTLPVTLAGGDGVISVIGQGYPKEFSTMVKLAFEGKVKEAYEIHNKLVEITRLIFAEGNPCGIKTVLAEKGIIKNYLRLPLVIASEGLQAKIKAEMAKI; this is encoded by the coding sequence ATGAGTAACTTAAAAGGAGTAGGTGTAGCATTAGTAACACCTTTCAACGAAGATTTATCAGTAGATTTTGATTCGCTAACGAGATTAGTAGAATACAACATCGAAAATGGCACCAATTATTTAGTAGTTCTAGGAACCACAGCAGAAGCTGCTACTCTTTCTGCAACAGAAAAACAAGAAGTTATAAAACACGTTATAAAGATTAATAATAAACGTTTGCCATTGGTTTTAGGAATCGGTGGAAACAATACTCTAGAAGTTAAAAAACAAATTGAAGAAGCAGATTTAACTGATTTCGATGCAGTTTTATCGGTATCTCCTTACTATAACAAACCTAACCAAGAAGGACTTTATCAACATTACAAAATGCTAGCTTCTACAGGAAAACAAATCATTATTTATAACGTTCCAGGAAGAACTGGTCAAAACATAGAGGCTTCTACCACATTGCGTTTAGCGAATGAATTCCCTAATCTTTTTATGATAAAAGAAGCTGCACCAAACATCTTACAATATTTTGATATTTTAAGAAAAAAACCTGCAAATTTCTCTTTAGTTTCTGGAGATGATGAATATACACTTCCAGTAACTTTAGCTGGTGGAGATGGTGTAATTTCTGTAATTGGACAAGGTTATCCTAAGGAATTTTCTACAATGGTAAAACTTGCTTTCGAAGGAAAAGTAAAAGAAGCTTATGAAATTCATAACAAATTGGTAGAAATCACCAGACTTATTTTTGCTGAAGGAAATCCTTGCGGAATTAAAACCGTTTTAGCAGAGAAAGGAATCATCAAAAACTACTTAAGATTGCCTCTAGTTATTGCTTCTGAAGGTTTACAAGCAAAAATAAAAGCAGAAATGGCAAAAATTTAA
- a CDS encoding 5'-nucleotidase C-terminal domain-containing protein yields the protein MKNKIWLLAIVALTASACRTPLQVAQVQPQKNTSITSEIAENQNFVSYIAPYKAELEKKMNSKISYTSVDLNKSGDNSNLGNLLADFTYEGAEEWGKKNDIDVDAAVINIGGIRSTIGAGDILTKHVFEVMPFENEVVIVKMKGSDLRGLFQYYLETQKNNPVSHLYIETENGKINQALIDGENVEDEKVYYIATSDYLALGGDNMKFFSKGELISTGIKLRDLFLEYFEKNPEVKANKDIRLNFKGKN from the coding sequence ATGAAAAATAAAATTTGGTTGTTGGCCATCGTTGCGCTCACTGCTTCTGCATGCAGAACTCCGCTTCAAGTGGCTCAAGTTCAACCGCAGAAAAATACTTCAATTACTTCTGAAATTGCAGAAAATCAGAATTTTGTATCCTATATCGCTCCATATAAAGCAGAGTTGGAGAAAAAAATGAATTCTAAAATTTCTTACACTTCTGTAGACCTTAATAAATCGGGAGATAATTCTAATTTAGGGAACCTTTTGGCAGATTTCACTTATGAAGGAGCAGAAGAATGGGGAAAAAAAAATGATATTGATGTAGATGCTGCAGTAATTAACATTGGCGGAATTCGTTCTACGATTGGTGCAGGAGATATTTTGACCAAACATGTTTTTGAAGTAATGCCTTTTGAAAATGAAGTGGTAATTGTAAAAATGAAGGGTAGTGATTTGAGAGGTTTATTTCAATATTATCTAGAAACACAGAAAAATAACCCTGTTTCTCATCTTTACATCGAAACAGAAAACGGTAAAATCAATCAAGCCTTAATCGATGGCGAAAATGTAGAAGATGAAAAGGTGTATTACATTGCTACGTCTGATTATCTTGCTTTGGGTGGTGATAATATGAAGTTTTTCAGCAAAGGAGAATTGATTTCTACAGGAATTAAATTAAGAGATTTATTTTTAGAATATTTCGAGAAAAATCCAGAAGTAAAAGCTAATAAAGACATTCGTTTAAATTTTAAAGGGAAAAACTAA
- a CDS encoding bifunctional metallophosphatase/5'-nucleotidase has protein sequence MNRKEFLKTVGGGTLALSLAPNLVFARQKSILDKNSAYKLTVLHTNDQHSRIEPFDSSYSRNPNQGGFARRATLIQQFRSQEKNVLLLDAGDIFQGTPYFNFYGGELEFKLMSMMGYDAATMGNHDFDNGLEGFLKALPNAKFPFITSNYDFSNTILDGKTEKYKIFKKDGIKVGLFGVGIELDGLVGKKQYQETKYLNPVEIAQHYADFLRKEKGCDLVICLSHIGYDYRDDADKISDKKLAAQTDNIDLILGGHTHTFLPEPQSFTNKSGKNVLVNQVGWAGLLLGRIDFYFDKNKSLQNISWNNQVIDDSILG, from the coding sequence ATGAACAGAAAAGAATTTTTAAAAACAGTAGGAGGCGGAACATTAGCACTTTCTTTAGCGCCTAATTTAGTTTTTGCCCGTCAAAAAAGTATTCTTGACAAAAATTCGGCTTATAAATTGACCGTTTTACATACTAATGACCAACACAGTAGAATAGAACCGTTTGATTCTAGTTATTCTAGAAATCCTAATCAGGGAGGTTTTGCAAGACGTGCTACCTTAATTCAGCAATTTAGAAGCCAAGAAAAAAACGTTCTGTTATTAGATGCAGGTGACATTTTTCAAGGAACACCATATTTTAATTTTTATGGAGGCGAACTAGAATTTAAATTAATGTCTATGATGGGTTATGATGCTGCAACTATGGGAAATCATGATTTCGATAATGGTTTAGAGGGCTTCTTGAAGGCTTTACCGAATGCTAAATTCCCTTTTATCACTTCTAATTACGATTTCAGCAATACCATTCTTGATGGAAAAACCGAAAAATATAAAATCTTCAAAAAAGATGGAATTAAAGTAGGACTTTTCGGAGTGGGAATAGAGTTAGACGGTTTGGTAGGCAAGAAACAATATCAGGAAACTAAATATTTGAATCCAGTAGAAATCGCACAGCATTATGCAGATTTTCTGAGAAAAGAAAAAGGTTGTGATTTGGTAATCTGTCTATCACATATTGGTTATGATTACCGAGATGATGCGGATAAAATTTCTGATAAAAAATTAGCAGCTCAAACGGATAATATTGATTTAATTTTAGGAGGTCACACTCATACTTTTTTACCAGAACCACAATCTTTTACCAATAAAAGTGGCAAAAACGTTTTGGTGAATCAAGTAGGTTGGGCTGGATTACTTCTAGGAAGAATAGATTTTTATTTTGACAAAAATAAGAGTTTACAAAATATTTCATGGAATAATCAAGTTATAGATGATAGCATTTTAGGTTAA
- the porZ gene encoding type IX secretion system anionic LPS delivery protein PorZ has protein sequence MMKKNILVFLLLFLYFSVFSQNTNSKWSDLFSYNNVLAFKEKDGKIIAATENGVFYYNTISGEITKLSKANGLHEVKISAFDYDAATNTAIIGYKSGNLDVVTADGVTYVVDIPLSQSYTGSKTINNISINGDKAVISVGYGVSIFNITKKEFGDTCFFFNGTSYEKVLEATIKDNTIYAITENSLKYHPIDVTFSVYSNWNSVAGNYTQIDSKTTLVLSNNNTVYYGNVGSLSSIPQSFTKIKDIKITDSQIIVADQTKVYAYTLTGTLQKTIDIAEEVNTAFVVNNQIYTGTKLSGIYDESKNSYKPDGPYSNISYKISLLDNQLWVSTGGRDGYNTPFYTGLGYYHFDGNQWNYPNYFKSSTFVWNILDVVPNPSKPSEVFFANYSFRAGEKGIYKMDNNVFVKAYNQTDANNFYNRPAGCVFDENNQLFCSVGALQNQKYTEGVYVYDKSNDQFVINSLVTAGSTQKPIIKEGKLFIPSPYYNPGGLIISDYKNTPLSFSDDKTILINSKNGLAASGTVSAAIDKNDDIWVGTRLGLRILSNASNAINNTDNKAEPIVITQNGIPEELFKDLVILQVEVDSGNQKWVSVEGGGVFYLSSNGENTISHFTKVNSPLPNDIVTDIKVDPKTGKVYFVTFDGIVVYQGDVINVSSDFSEIKVYPNPVVTSQYRGNVKISGLAEKTNIRITDAAGNVVHQAVARGGYYEWNLNNQKGIRVASGIYFVLMTNEDGTDKATAKIAVVN, from the coding sequence ATGATGAAAAAAAATATATTAGTCTTTTTACTGCTCTTTTTGTATTTTTCAGTGTTTTCGCAAAACACCAATAGTAAGTGGAGCGATTTGTTCTCTTACAATAATGTTTTGGCTTTCAAAGAAAAAGACGGGAAAATCATTGCCGCAACTGAAAATGGAGTTTTTTATTACAACACCATTTCAGGAGAAATTACCAAACTTTCTAAAGCCAATGGTTTGCACGAAGTGAAAATTTCGGCTTTTGACTATGACGCAGCTACCAATACAGCTATCATAGGTTATAAATCTGGGAATTTAGATGTGGTAACTGCAGATGGTGTAACGTATGTGGTAGATATTCCGCTCTCACAAAGTTATACAGGAAGTAAAACGATTAATAATATTTCTATCAATGGAGACAAAGCCGTGATTTCTGTAGGTTATGGCGTTTCTATTTTTAACATCACCAAAAAAGAATTTGGGGATACTTGTTTCTTTTTCAATGGTACTTCTTACGAAAAAGTTTTAGAAGCCACCATAAAAGACAATACCATTTATGCAATTACAGAAAATAGCCTTAAATATCATCCGATTGATGTAACTTTTTCGGTGTACAGCAATTGGAATTCCGTAGCAGGAAATTATACCCAAATAGATTCTAAAACAACTTTGGTATTATCTAATAACAATACGGTGTATTATGGTAATGTGGGAAGTTTAAGTTCAATTCCGCAAAGTTTTACCAAAATTAAAGACATTAAAATTACCGATTCCCAAATTATTGTTGCAGACCAAACCAAAGTATACGCGTATACACTTACAGGAACTTTGCAAAAAACAATAGATATTGCAGAAGAAGTTAATACGGCTTTTGTTGTAAATAATCAAATTTATACAGGAACTAAACTTTCAGGAATTTATGACGAATCTAAAAACTCCTATAAACCAGATGGTCCATATTCTAACATTTCGTATAAAATTAGTCTTTTAGATAATCAATTGTGGGTTTCTACGGGAGGAAGAGATGGTTATAATACTCCGTTTTATACAGGTTTAGGGTATTATCATTTTGATGGTAATCAATGGAATTATCCTAATTATTTCAAAAGTTCTACTTTCGTTTGGAATATTTTAGATGTAGTTCCTAATCCTTCTAAACCTTCCGAAGTTTTCTTTGCCAATTATTCATTTAGAGCTGGAGAAAAAGGGATTTATAAAATGGATAATAATGTTTTTGTAAAAGCATATAACCAAACAGACGCTAATAACTTTTATAACAGACCTGCAGGTTGTGTTTTTGACGAAAATAATCAACTTTTTTGTTCGGTTGGTGCTTTACAAAATCAGAAATATACAGAAGGTGTCTATGTGTATGATAAATCTAATGATCAGTTTGTAATCAATTCTTTAGTTACTGCAGGAAGTACTCAAAAACCAATAATTAAAGAAGGCAAATTATTTATTCCATCTCCTTATTATAATCCGGGAGGTTTGATTATTTCTGATTATAAAAATACGCCGCTTAGTTTTTCAGATGATAAAACCATTTTGATTAATTCAAAAAATGGATTGGCAGCTTCTGGAACTGTTTCAGCTGCGATAGATAAAAATGATGACATTTGGGTAGGAACTAGACTTGGACTTAGAATTTTATCAAATGCTTCTAATGCAATTAATAATACTGATAATAAAGCAGAACCTATTGTTATTACTCAAAACGGAATTCCAGAAGAACTTTTTAAAGATTTGGTGATTCTTCAGGTAGAAGTAGATTCAGGGAATCAAAAATGGGTTTCTGTAGAAGGAGGAGGCGTATTTTACCTCAGTTCTAATGGCGAAAATACCATTTCGCATTTTACAAAAGTAAATTCTCCATTACCAAATGATATTGTTACAGATATAAAAGTTGACCCTAAAACCGGAAAAGTTTATTTTGTAACTTTTGATGGAATTGTGGTCTATCAAGGAGATGTAATCAATGTTTCTAGCGATTTTTCGGAGATAAAAGTTTATCCAAATCCAGTTGTTACAAGTCAATACCGAGGAAATGTAAAAATTTCAGGACTTGCCGAAAAAACCAATATTAGAATTACAGATGCAGCAGGAAACGTGGTGCATCAAGCAGTAGCAAGAGGCGGATATTACGAATGGAACCTCAATAATCAAAAAGGTATTAGAGTAGCCTCGGGAATTTATTTTGTCTTAATGACCAATGAAGATGGAACCGATAAAGCTACCGCGAAAATTGCAGTGGTAAATTAA
- the recO gene encoding DNA repair protein RecO, protein MDKNTGFLLSYIKYGDYDAILHCYTLESGFQSFFMRGIYSAKNKKKAFLSPLNELEITFSSHHGNLPMIKKVELNEKLPDEVNVHQNAVIFFLSDFLNQILKNESQQVALYQEIKFFKQKTLEKKMHAHYFFLIRMLQFFGISPLVSEEKFLNIEKGVFQEEITQKEVDEELSFLWKKILNQEIDEDFIIEKKYRKSLLDSILQYYKMHFPEFYSPKSLAVILEVFK, encoded by the coding sequence ATGGATAAAAATACGGGTTTTTTACTCTCATATATTAAATACGGAGATTATGATGCCATTCTGCATTGTTATACATTAGAAAGCGGTTTTCAGTCGTTTTTCATGAGAGGAATATATTCTGCTAAAAACAAAAAGAAAGCTTTTCTCTCGCCACTTAATGAACTAGAAATTACCTTTTCAAGTCATCACGGCAACCTTCCAATGATTAAAAAGGTAGAACTGAATGAGAAGTTACCAGATGAGGTAAATGTTCATCAGAACGCGGTGATTTTTTTTCTTTCGGATTTTCTCAATCAAATTTTGAAGAATGAAAGTCAGCAAGTTGCTCTTTATCAAGAAATTAAGTTTTTCAAACAGAAAACTTTAGAGAAAAAGATGCATGCGCATTATTTTTTTCTGATTAGGATGCTTCAGTTTTTTGGGATTTCTCCATTGGTGTCCGAAGAAAAATTTTTAAATATTGAAAAGGGAGTTTTCCAAGAAGAAATTACTCAAAAAGAAGTAGATGAAGAACTGTCTTTTCTTTGGAAGAAAATTTTAAACCAAGAAATAGACGAAGATTTTATAATTGAAAAAAAATACAGAAAATCTTTATTAGATTCTATTTTACAATACTATAAAATGCACTTTCCAGAATTTTATTCGCCTAAGTCTTTGGCTGTAATTTTAGAAGTTTTTAAATAA
- a CDS encoding IS3 family transposase (programmed frameshift), translating into MGKSKYSVDFKLKAIKRYHKGDIGTDDLGKRIGVCGSLVRKWIKFYELYGVSGLVRLSNTHYTKDFKLKILSVIEKENLSLKEASRRFNIPAESSILSWQRNYKKNGILGLENRPRGRPKTMSNYKRKKKKTGKPLTREEKLLERIYYLEAENAILKKFRRLNSGKEKSKAIEELRQDFDLAVLLHCTSMARSSFYYYQKRFQMKDKYAEIKEMINQIYHRHKGRLGYRRITLLLKEKGILINHKTVLRLMKTLGLKSIIRVKKYKSYKGEQGKIAPNVLQRNFKSDTPNQKWATDVTEFNVSGNKLYLSPIIDLFNGEIVSFDLSERPVFSQIIRMLKKSFRKVKSTQNIILHSDQGWQYQMKHYQNLLKEKGIIQSMSRKGNCLDNAVIENFFGTIKSEMFYTRKFGSIQELKIEIVKYIHYYNNDRIRLNLKGKSPVQYRTLSFENIV; encoded by the exons ATGGGAAAAAGTAAATATTCAGTAGACTTTAAATTAAAAGCTATAAAGAGATATCACAAAGGGGACATTGGAACAGACGATTTAGGAAAACGCATTGGAGTTTGTGGTTCCTTGGTTCGTAAATGGATAAAATTTTATGAACTTTATGGAGTTTCAGGACTTGTTCGGCTTTCCAATACGCATTACACAAAAGATTTTAAATTAAAGATTTTATCAGTAATTGAGAAAGAGAATTTAAGTTTAAAAGAAGCGTCGAGAAGGTTTAATATTCCTGCGGAGTCCAGTATTCTTAGTTGGCAGCGTAATTACAAAAAAAATGGTATTTTAGGTTTAGAAAACAGACCCAGAGGAAGACCTAAAACCATGAGTAATTACAAGCGAAAAAAAAAGAAAACAGGCAAACCCTTAACAAGGGAGGAAAAACTGTTGGAGAGGATTTATTATTTAGAAGCCGAGAACGCCATTTTAAAAAAGT TTAGACGCCTTAATTCAGGAAAGGAAAAATCCAAAGCCATCGAAGAGTTAAGGCAGGACTTTGATTTAGCAGTACTGCTGCATTGTACATCGATGGCAAGAAGCAGTTTTTATTACTATCAAAAACGCTTTCAAATGAAAGATAAATATGCGGAAATAAAAGAAATGATTAATCAGATTTATCATCGTCACAAAGGAAGGTTGGGCTATAGAAGAATTACTTTGCTTTTGAAAGAAAAAGGAATTTTGATTAATCACAAAACTGTTTTACGACTTATGAAAACATTAGGATTAAAGAGTATTATCCGAGTGAAGAAATATAAATCTTACAAGGGAGAGCAAGGGAAAATTGCGCCCAATGTTCTACAGAGGAATTTCAAATCGGACACTCCTAATCAGAAATGGGCAACCGATGTTACAGAGTTTAATGTATCGGGTAATAAACTTTACCTATCTCCAATCATCGATTTATTTAATGGTGAAATTGTCAGTTTTGACTTATCTGAAAGACCTGTGTTTAGCCAAATCATCAGAATGCTAAAGAAATCATTCAGAAAAGTAAAATCTACACAAAACATCATTCTACATTCTGATCAAGGTTGGCAATATCAAATGAAACATTACCAAAACTTGTTAAAAGAAAAAGGTATTATTCAAAGTATGTCCCGAAAAGGAAACTGTTTGGACAATGCGGTGATAGAAAACTTTTTTGGAACGATAAAATCAGAAATGTTTTATACCAGAAAGTTTGGTTCCATTCAGGAACTTAAGATCGAAATAGTGAAGTACATTCACTATTACAACAATGATAGAATAAGACTCAATCTCAAAGGAAAGAGTCCGGTACAGTACCGAACTCTTTCCTTTGAGAATATTGTTTAA
- a CDS encoding RNA-binding S4 domain-containing protein yields MRIDKFLWSIRFYKTRNIAAEEIKKNRVSIGENTVKSSKEVKEGDIIKIRKNQIDYKIKVLQIPKSRIGAKLVTLHVADMTEKEQYELLKLRKMSQDYYRTKGEGRPTKKDRRDMDDFLETDHDETSMTEDDWDSFFKDVVEE; encoded by the coding sequence ATGAGAATTGATAAATTTTTATGGAGTATTAGGTTTTACAAAACAAGAAATATCGCAGCCGAAGAAATTAAGAAAAATAGAGTTTCTATAGGAGAAAATACCGTAAAATCTTCCAAAGAAGTAAAAGAAGGAGATATTATCAAGATAAGAAAAAATCAAATCGACTATAAAATTAAGGTTTTACAAATTCCCAAAAGTAGAATAGGAGCCAAATTAGTTACCCTTCATGTAGCAGACATGACCGAGAAAGAGCAATATGAATTGCTAAAACTCAGAAAAATGTCTCAGGATTATTATCGTACAAAAGGAGAAGGAAGACCAACCAAAAAAGACAGAAGAGATATGGATGATTTCTTAGAAACAGACCATGACGAAACTTCCATGACAGAAGATGATTGGGATTCTTTCTTTAAGGATGTAGTTGAAGAATAG
- a CDS encoding shikimate kinase translates to MIISLVGYMGSGKSHISKILGEKINFKIFDLDKEISKKKNMTIPEIFEKKGEIYFRKSEKETLEELLATQENCIISLGGGTPVYYNNMEILNNNSITIYLRANIGTLVQRLSKQKEKRPLIARISDEDLPEFIAKHLFERNIFYNKAQYVVDTDRKTPEEIVEEITTILQLHP, encoded by the coding sequence ATGATTATTTCACTTGTAGGCTATATGGGAAGCGGTAAATCTCACATTTCCAAAATATTGGGAGAAAAAATAAATTTTAAAATTTTTGACCTCGACAAAGAAATTTCTAAGAAAAAAAACATGACTATACCTGAAATTTTTGAAAAAAAGGGTGAAATCTACTTTAGAAAGTCAGAAAAAGAAACTTTGGAAGAGCTACTTGCTACCCAGGAAAATTGTATTATTAGTCTAGGTGGTGGCACTCCTGTTTACTACAATAACATGGAAATCCTTAATAATAATTCTATCACCATTTATCTAAGAGCAAATATTGGCACACTGGTTCAAAGATTATCTAAACAAAAAGAAAAAAGACCACTTATTGCAAGAATAAGTGATGAAGATTTACCAGAATTTATCGCCAAGCATCTTTTTGAGAGAAATATTTTTTACAATAAAGCACAATACGTTGTAGATACCGACCGTAAAACGCCAGAAGAAATAGTAGAGGAAATCACTACTATTCTTCAACTACATCCTTAA